The Leishmania infantum JPCM5 genome chromosome 9 nucleotide sequence cgggggagagagcgaagcgTCTGCCTTGGAGGTCGCGCCGCGGATAACAGcgcgcctccttcaccgGCATAGCCATCTGGCAGAGCAGGATCGGCTGTACCTTGGTCCCTGCACAGCGCCagaagcgcagctgcggccgccggaTGTCATGCgggcagcaccaccatcTTCGGGCACACAgcgccacggctgctgcgtccTTGTAgtcttctcctccaccgACCTGCGTGTTCACGACAACCAGCTCTTGGCGTTCGCCTCGGTGTGCGCcagggcggcggccgcagaggCGGGCAGCCCAGTTCCCGTCATcggtgtttgtgtgctcgACTACCGAACCTTTGCACAGCCGAGCACTGTCGGCGGCTTCTTCCGTCAGAGTCCTCAGCGGGCGCAGTTCCTGCTTGAtacggtggcggcgctgcgccgcaagcTGGAGGACACACTGCATGTGCCCCTCCTGGTTCGCTGTGGTCGGCCAGAGGAGCACGTGCCCCGCCTGGCCGTGGAGCTGGGGGCGATGGATGTTCTCATGACGACTCAGTACGCCCCCCACGAGCGACGCGTGCAAGCGTTGATGGTGCGCCGACTGCGGGCAGGGACGTGGGTGTCGCGCGAGGAGGTGTCTGACGAGGCTGTGGTGGCGGGTGCAGTTGGGCAAGGAGCGTCAGCGACGCCAGTTGGCGCACAGTGTGGCTCCGCAGCGGAGGAAGACGATCCGCTgatcgccgtcgtcgagcacgcgagctgcggcgtcggtggTCAGCATCCATaccactgcggcagcagcttgcCCTTgcactgccgcgccgcggctgcaccgccgaTGGTGCACAGTGTCTGGCAGTCGACGCTGGTGCACCTCGACGActtgccgacgccgctgacCGTCATGAAGGAAGGCGAGCGGTGGTACCACGACGACGTCACGGTGAGCACGATCCGGCCGACCGAGCCGTACGACAAGGCgaccgcgctgctggcggagctgcctCTAACCTGGCAAGCGGCCGCCCTGCTTCCCACGGAAGACGAGCGGTACGGGCGAGCGGGGCCGTCCGTCCTGCGGGGGGCGCTACCCCGGCTCGAAGACCTGGGCtacagcgccgcagccgcccgCGGGACAGACTTCGCCTTCCAGGAAGTGATCGCCACCCAGTCGTCTCACCCGGACGCcggcgaggacgcggcgttggcgcgtCTGCAGAACTGGCTAGCGCAGGGCGGCgtgacgtcgctgctgcgctacgGACGAGAGAGGCGCACTAACACGAAGATGTACTCGCAGAAGCTGGCACGCGTGTCACCGTACATCGCGCTCGGTGCCCTGTCCCCGCGCAAGTACTATGAGGTACTGCGGGAGTTCGCGCAGGAGAACCAGCGCGACGCGTTTGTTCAGCAGCAGTTCCGGGAGGGTTTGCTGCGGCTGTCTCGGCGGGACTACTGGCATTGGATGGGCCTGCGCTTCGGCGACCGGCTCTTCTTCTCGTACGGGCCACACCCCGAGCACACGGACGACGTACCGGAATGGCGTCATGACCGTAAGGTGGTGCAACGGTGGTGCGATGGGCTGACAGGCATCCCCTTCGCAGATGCCGCGATGCGGGAGCTGGTAGGGACGGGCTTCGTCGCGCAGGAGGGGCGGCAGGCTCTGGCGTGGCTGCTCACGCGTGGCTACGGACAAGACtggcgcgtcggcgctgaGTGGATGGAGCGCTGCTCTCTCGACTACGACCCGTTCGTCTGCTACGGGAACTACGCATATAGCTGCGGGCTTATGCTGGACGACTTCGGCGAACCTGTCCGCAACGTATACTACCTCGCCCACCAGCACGATCAGACCGGCATCTACGTCAAGAAatggctgccgcagctgtcgaaggtgccgccggtgtACATACATCGCCCACATGTGCTGACGGAGCGCATGCAGGCGATGCATGGCGTGTACCTAGGCAAAAACTACCCCTACCCACTTAAACTGTGGCAAGGGGCGCAGCGCAGTCTGTCCGCCGCCGAGCTCACGGCGTACTACCCGCAGGGCATAGTGAAAGGCCCTGGGTATGCGGAAGCGCTGCGGtacggcagcgccgtgatGCAGCCCGAGGAGTACAACGCCGCTGTGTCGCCCGCCTacctgcagcggcaggaaTGGGCGACAATGCTGCCAgcctccgccttcgccggcatcgaggacagcgacgagaTGGCGAAGCACTTCTCCCTCTtggaggcggcagctccacggAAGTCTGCCCcacccgccgccgttgtggcGGGTGGGTCCACTTTGAAGAGGGTCGTCGCGTAGAGGTGTGTGACCTGCCGCGGCTCTCCGCCTGTGCCACCACTACCCTCCCCCGGTGTGTCGATGCGCGTGTCTGGGTGTGTCTCTGTCTTGTTCGGTAGCCGCCTTTTCTCTTGCCATAATCAGCCTCCcaaccatcaccaccaccacccagcGCCCAGCAACTCGTTCCTTCTCTTCACGGCTCTAccacgcatgcgcatgcacacgtgcacacgcacacacagagcaagagggagggagtagtctggttgtgtgtgtgtgtgtgtggaggggggcgagggggCAAGTCCGTTTCGAAGCTAAGCGCCAGCCGACTCCTCTGCAGTAAAAGATTTGTGCCGGGCGCACGTATATGTGGTTGCGCTTGTACTTGGTCTTGCCTGATGCGTCGCCAAGGACCCTCCGTTGCTGCCCCGACTGTCTGCTGCATCGCATCTTGATAACTTAAGCAGCTGTTCCAAGTCGCTCTGTAgagtcgcagctgccggtgccCTCATCTACGTTGCCACTCCCCCCCcttcaccccctcctctcatCGACCTCACCTCTCTTAGTCTTTGCTACTGCTCTGCGTGCGTCGTACATctccgcgcacacgcagactTGCAGACAGGCGCGCTGGTCTTCGTCACACCTCAGctctacccccccccccggcgcacacgcacacccctCACGATCTCTTCTCATTCCCTCGTGTTGGCCATGTCCACCACAGCCCCCGCGACATCTATGGGCCCCTTGCCCTACCCGAACGCGTTGCAGAGTCGGCACACCACGACCGAGCAACGTCagatcgccgccgccgccgtgcgcgcctACCAGAGTACACTCGAGCAAGAAAAGGTTCTCCTGCAAGAAAATGACGCGCTGCTtagcgaggaggaggcggggcgACTCCAGCGAAGAGTCGACAATCaagctgccgctgacgccaCTGCCGCACAATTTCGCGACCGTGCTTGCAAAGTCGTCGCCAGTGTGCCGGACGAACAGTATCGCAGCGAAGGTGGCGCTATCGACATCTTCCACGCAGCGTGTGACGGTGATGTAGCAGCTCTCGACGCATGCCTACGAAGCGCGTCAAACATCGACGCCCTCGGGCAGCCAGACCCGGCGCGGTACAACGGCTTCCAGTTCAAGCAGCGGTGGCTCTTccgcgcgccaccgctcgTCTTCGCGGCCGCCTTTGGAcgtgaggaggcggtgcgcttTCTGCTAGAGCACGGGGCAAATCCACACGTGGCGTCCACGACTgggctgcgcgcgcaggattacgcggcgcagcgcggctACAGCGCGATTGTGTTGATGTTGACCAGCGGTGCGCCGCAGTGACGGAGAAGGGGTCGGTGCGAGTGGTGGCAGCCCAACGAGCCGTCGATCCATGTATAGTAATCCTTATCACCGCTACACAGCACCTTtccccgtgtgtgtgtgtgtgtgtacgagGGAGGCGGGGCATCCCCCAACGCACGCCCCACGCGTACGCTCCCCGCGATGCTGCTTTTTCAGCCTCGCTGTATTCTTCCCCTCTGTCCGCCCTTTTTGTGCGTCGGTGTGTTATGGTCCGTAGCGTATGCCGCTGCGGCTTGCATGGACAGacggaaagagagacgcacatGTGCGCACCACCGGCATGCACGCAGCATTTCTGTGTACTCAGATGTACGTCAGGTGCGTGCACTCCCCCTACCCCATAGCCTCTGCATCTCTCTGCCGGCGCCTGTCTTGGCGTGTTTTGAAGTTGCCCATGTGACGACAACGAGCGAGTAAATACTTATAAAAATGTCAGTGAAAGATGGCGAAGCGGAGCTTTTGAAGccagccctcctccctcctcccccacttCCCGGCTAATGGAACCCGAGTGAGCCTGGACTGGCTTCGTTCCTTATCCCTCTCttcggtgccgccgccacagccacATCCACCTTGTTCTGTGGCCCTGCTCACTCGTGCTCTCCtccgtgcgcgtgctcgccCCCGTGCTGCtgacgttttttttcttgatTCAGCATGTTGACACCATCACCGACAACGAGGTCCATCACCACCCACTCGCTCatcccgcacacacgcacacacacacgcaactGCGCTTGTGGATTTGGTTCTCTTGGTACGCTGCTCGCTTCTGGTGGTGCTTCTACCCGCTGTCACGGCCATCAAAGCCCACCGCCTcccttccaccaccacccccttctGCCGCCCGCATAGATccctcgccccctcttctcctccactcGTTATTGCCCACCACTCCGGTGGCTGCGCGACCTCCAtcgagtgtgtgcgtgtgccccgGAACGCACTCGCCACTGCTTTCCTCGCCGTCGAGAGGAGAACAACATCGCGCGCGAGCACCGAGAGAGGTGAAGAGGTCGAAGCCGTTGGCAGGTGCCCTCTGTTGGCGACATccacaaagagagagacgcacagagACATCCGTGCGGCAGCCCTGTCGGTGTATTGTCCAAGGAGGAGAAGTGGGGCATGCAATCgtggcgagagggagaggcgtgACGCGCGGTAACGAAGCGAACCGCGGCCAAGCATGGAGGGCAACTTCTACGTGTCCGACGTGGTGATCGACCGCGAGCTCAAATCGAAGTACGGCATGGCGTACAGAAAGTGCCCCAACGAGTCGAAGCGTTACGGGCAGTGCGTTGAAGCCGGCCAGATCAACCGCAGCCTGCAGCGCGACAGCTGCGCCGAGGAGCGCCACGCACTCCGCGCATGCGTCGCAACGCACCTTCGCAATATCGCCATCGGCAGCAGGGCCTCGTGTGCTGCCAGCAGTGGTACACAGAGCCAGTGATGCCAACGAAGCCAGGCTGCACCGTGCGCCTGCCCTCGagcacccacacacaaagaacACGGAAGGTGCAtacacacgtgtgtgtgtgtgtgtgtagggggggTGAGCGACATGAAGCGTGTCTgggcgccggtgctggctCCTGTGGGGGTGACAGTGAGCAGTGGCCTGCACTAACAATGGCCGTGATCATGTCTGGGGCGCTTGatgcgtctgtctgtgtatagttgtacgtgtgtgtgtgtgtgtgtgtgtgtgtacacaGTCGACTGAAGCGGGCTGGCGGCCGTGTCGTCCTGTCGACCTCCTCGCAGCAACCGAACAAGGTATAGGGCGTCTTTGGAGGATGGATGCGCCCGGGTGCGCGATGGacaagggggaggaggacaagaGTGATGCTAAGGCACACTCCAGGGCTGCACGTCAGCATCGTAGCGTCCATTATGAATCGtcggagagggaaagagaaaggaCGTCACTGCCGCCTTCGTTGTCAGGgtgggaagggaagggggtgcgGCTCGGTGCGCTGTTTCTCGCGTCCGTATCGCATCTCCGCCCTTTTTCATTCCTGCGGTGGTGTGGAGATGCACGATGGCAGGTGGTTCATAGCCCTCGTGGGCCGTcgcccccccttcctccccccacccGCCCTCGCTGGCCCTTGTGCTTCGTACCTTTTCCTTATCGCTCCCTCTATCTCTTCGGCCTATATCTTTATCTCTGCGTGttcgtgcgcgcgtgcatggcggtgacggcacGAGTGGTGCTCTGCTTCACGCCGCTGGGTCGCACACACCCGCATGCGTAGCAGTGAGAACTGCAGAAGAGTCTTACGTACACAGGGTAAGAGGTTGCGTGCCGACGCTAGCAGCAGGTAAGCAAACAGCAGTTGATGATAGGGCCACGCAGTAGTACCATCaagtgccccctccccacgcaCGCGTCGTCGCACCCCGCCCCGTCGCCCCAGTGCCGCGAACAGAGTGCGCGATATTCCGTACCTCCACGCTCGatacagcggcagcggtgcttcCTGGTGCACGCTTCGAGGCCAGCCCCATGTCGTGCCgcccccctcttctttgcatcggcgccgtcgctgcccgctgctcttcctctacggTGTGGACGGCGTCAGCCGCGTGGCGCCGCCTTGTTTGTgtggcggcatcgtcgtGTGCAAGCGCGAGCTCCCTTCCCTTGGGCAGTCTCCAGAGGCGCACGATGTTGTACTCGACGTTTGACGCCATGCGTTCGAAGAAGTCCGCCGCGCGATCAAAAGGCGctctcggcggcgccggcagcagagACGATAATGTCGGCGCAAGGGCAACGGGCGCGCCGCTCTCGGGTGCTGGCGCGTTCTCGTCGACTTCAACGCGACCGTTGCAGTCCTCGGTGCAGTTTCAGAAGGAAGCGGAAATGGCTTTCCCGAAAACGCTCAAAAGCGGCCGGCCAGCGCAACAGAACACCATatcgcagcagctcttctACGCGAACCCCGCCAACGTCGCGGATgtggcgcgccagcagcagcgggacCGCGAGTACACACAGCAGATGCGTGAGCTGCACGCCAAGAGGGGTTCAGCCGATCGCCGCTTCTTTCAGCGCATGACGGACTACCGCGACATTCAAGATGGCGACCCGTACGCGTCCGTCTTCGGGGAGTCCGGCGggacgcagcggctgcgcaccgccgcgtggcagcggcagttcGAGAAGGAGAACGAAGATGTTGAGCTGCCGTACGAGCGCACCAACGTGCTCGCGCGTCTCGCACCGAACCGGTTCGTGCGGTACTTCGTAAATCTGCGCGACAAGGGCGGGGCGGACCACCTCTACTTCCTGTGGGCATGTGCCCTCATCGTGGTGTCGCTGTTGTGGGTTGTCGGGTACCTCTTCTACACCGCTCCTAGTCGGGCACGACCGACGAGCGAGATCCGCTAAGGAtgatgcgcgcgtgcgcggtcGAAGGCACAGCAAGGGTTGCGGGCGACAAGGGCAGTCACCCTTTGCGGCCACATGTCAGCCGCGACGCCTCGCTGGAGAGGCGCGCGCttccgcacacgcacgcacccgtACGGTGCAACGCGCACAGTTCACGAGCATCAGTGCAACGGCTCACGGCCCCCGTGCGCGGGGAGAACCCTCTGAAGGAGGGAGGCCACAACCGAACGGCGAACCGGAAACTTCGTACCTGCAAAGGGGATAGGATGATTGTATCATCTTCCGCCAATTACCcgcactaccaccaccacccccaccaccctccATCCCCCAACGCCCACCAACGGTgcacctgcacacgcgctggTGTGTCGCTCCTTCGTTTTTCCGTTTCCGAGAAGGGGAACAACACAAGGGCGGAACGGGAGCGCGCGAGGgagagatgatgatgatgctgATGAGGGaggcgcgtgctgcggtggcgtctTCAAAGGCATGTAGGCGTCTGGCTACCCAACTCAATCCCTGTCTCCGCTCTCTATTCCACGTTCTGGTCTCAActcccgcccacccacccacccccatccCTCACGCATAGATCTACAGCGCCACTCTCTATCTGACCTCTCACCTCCCCGCGTGCTGTCAGTTTTCCTGATACCGCTGTGATGCCGGCAGCCTACGCCCTGGCAAAGGAGTGTCAGCTGCTCCGCGGTGATATCGAGGGCgtgctctcgctcgctgcccagctcctcctccacacaaCCGCAGCTGCATCATCATCTGCCAACGGGTCGCCTACTGCCCCTGCGtcgtcatcggcgccggCCACATCTTTTCTCGGTCCCGTCGTGGGCTCCATTCTCACGGACGCCCACGTCCGCTCACTTCTTCTCAACACCCTCGTGCGCGTCCTTgtgccggcgcggcggcagaaggCACTGCTCGACGACAACAAGTACGTGCAAGCCGCCAACATGgtggcactgcagcagcagagcaccAACGATGCAAGACCGGCGAACTCAGTTAACAGGGCTGCGGACGTGTCGCAGCGATACCGCGTAGGGCGTGTTGTCGGTGTTGTGCCGAAGCCAGGCCCTatggcggcggaggcgagccATGGCAAGAGTGCATCTGCAACTTGCGCTGGCcttgcggcggcagcggctgacgAAGGTCAGCGGTGGCTGTTGGCCGTCTACGTTGGCGAGTGTGTCGAGCCCTTTGCCGTGTCGGCCATCGCGGAGGATATCTTCACCGAGGCGGAGCACCGCGTCTTTGTGCAATCAGCGCTGTCCACGAACAGAGAGGATGGCAGCCGACGCGCAAGCGTGCTGCCGAGTCagcagccggcgctgctgtctgcCGAGACGGCCGccacggtgcagcagagcatCAAAGACATCCGTGTAGCATTACAGTTGATGCAGGCGGCGGACAAGACAGTATCGGTGGCAGGAATGGAGGCAGCCACAGCGACGCTGATTCAGCGCGCCAGTGGTCTAAAGCGGCCGCACGCTGCGtcagacgacgacggagaCATCAACAGCCACAAGAGGCGCACGGGGGCGGCATCGATCGGAGAGGACAGCGACGGGCTCGGCACGTACTTCGGCAACGGCGCCTCGTCGCAAGCCGTACGCATGGCCCGTCTCTCAGAGGATTTGGCGGCACGAGGCgcgcagcttcagcagctccgccaacTGCTCCAGCAGAAGGNCGACGGCACCGCGGAGAGCTCCGCAAACGCgtccgtggcggcgtcgacgacgaaCTCCTTCACCGCTGTGGACTGCATCGCTGACGGAAAGGCAGACAAGAGAACGAAAGACGCAGGCCAGGGCGCGGTGCAGCCTGGCCTCTTCCCGGTGGTGCAGTATTCGGTGGATCGACGCCACATGGCGTACACCACCTTCCACCTCTACCCCTACTCGGAGAACGGCACGGAGCCGCTCTGCTACGACCCGAAGGACAGCAAGAACGCGGCCGCACAGGTGTTCTACGGAAAGATCCCGTGGCAGACGGGCAAGCGCATCAAGGTGCCGCAGAAGTACGACCCCAAGACGCTGCTGACGTCGGAGCGGTACATGGTTAAATGGATGCAGCTCGCCACGTCCTTCGGCCTCCTGGGCCTGACCAGCATTCGGTTCGGCAAGGGGCTCTTTCTGCCGCAGGACGTCGCCCACCACTCGCCGTTCTGGCAGGACAACTTTCACGTCGTGACGGGGGTTGTCATGGTTGCCATCGCCCTCCTCACGCTGGCGTACGCGTATATCGGCTTCAAGGCACGGTCGCGGCGTGTCTACGCTCGCCGCAAGATCCGCTATGACGACGTGGTGGGGCCCACGTGGCTTACGTTCTTCGTGGCGGCGAGCTTCGTTGCGATTACGATGACGCACATCGCACGGCGGTACGGTCCAATGCTGACAGGCAGCGACTCGTTCTagcggcgcgcgtgcgtcgctgccgcgctggtgGGAGGGTCCCGGCGTCAACTTCGTCCCATTGTGGGTGGGTGAAGCAGAGAAACAGCGAGGCATGGCGTagtgcagcgcgctcgccgcccccgtccccttccctcccctcctctcaaACTCTACGTCGCAGGCGCGGTGGTTGCTTCGTTCACTCGGGTTCGCTGAtgcaggcgtgcgtgcgtgtgtgcgtgcaccgctgctcttcccttctctccctttaAGTACACGGTGGCTAACGTTGGCACGCGCCGGCGTCCTTTCGCGCAGGGGCGCCGATGCGGGCAACAACTCAAGATGCAAGCAGCATGTTATCTTCTCATCCCCGTccccgtccccctcccccaaacgcacgcacacgccctcctcaGTGAtaggcggcgctgccgcttaTCACTTATTTCCGTCCCGCCCTACCGCGGCGCCTAAACCTGAAAAGCAGCAGGGGTTGTAGGGCCGGTGCAGTGTTGCTTTTTCCCCAGTCTCCCCATCCAGGACGTATGGACGGCGAACACATCGGACACCCGTGGCGACAAGCAGAGCGCCTCGCGCTTATGCATGTGTCAATGCCTGCACACAAGCCTCTCCCACACGTGCCTGTGCATCACATCAATGTCTCTCGCCTTCTTGTCTTGTATCAGCCCACACCTTTCCACCGCCGGGCTTCAcgcaacgcacgcacaccggcTACCTGGCACTCGTCCCACTCTTTAAAGGAACCGAACCGCTCcctacccccccctcctccccggtgaagagagaaggacggGCGCCCCGGTGTGTACTTCGGCTGCATCCTACGCACCCTTGCGAGCAATTTAAAGAGTTACAGAGCCTATCAAAGGGGCGCACGTGAGAGGCACAGcgcccgccctcccctgCGCGGACgggagctgcagcgaccCTTCAATCCTCTgtgtacgcacgcacacacacacacacagacgtgcgcttgctttcttttctttcgcttcaCGTACATCGTATCGCTCGTGGCTTCTCTTGTGGAGCAGGCGTTCATCCTGTCCGCAAGAGCCCTCTCCATCTTCCCtaccccaccaccaccgccacctctcctctcgctgctctcgccCCTCAGCCCTGCGTCTCCACGCATacacccatacacacacacacatatatatacgagcacgtgtgtgcacgcgacGCCTCCTTTACTCTCGACCTGGGAAAAGGGAAAATGCTTCGCTTCCCGACTCGGCTGCTGTTTTGTGTGGCTACGGCGGCCAGCACGCCGTCCCCTGACGTGCTGCAGGTCACAAAGGAAAAGGCAAGCAAGCTTGACGATCTCTCGCCGCGGGCGATCACGAAAATACTGGACGCCTACATTGTTGGCCAGGATGCTGGAAAGCGCGCTGTGGCTATTGCGCTGCGCAACCGCTGGCGTCGTCGGCAGCTCAGCGACGCCGACCTGCggaaggaggtggtgccTAAGAACATGCTGCTGATTGGTCCAACCGGCGTCGGCAAGACGGAGATATCGCGTCGCATGGCGCGCATCACGGACGCCCCGTTTATCAAGGTGGAGGCCACCAAGTACACGGAGGTCGGCTTCAAGGGCAAGGACGTCGAGAGCATCATCGAGGACCTGTACACGAACGCCAAGCTCAAGGCAAGGCGCGCgctcgaggcggagcggcatGCGGAGGCGCTGAACATGGCGCTGGACACCGTGTATAGCGCCTGGTCGGTGAGTCAGCGGATGCGAGCGATGGACCGTTCTCTGCTTAGCACCGGCAAGGCCGAGGAAgtgacggcggcagccgcagacgacagcgcagcggaggcggaggagtcgcagccgcagcagcagcagcacaactTCGAGTACTTCCGCGAGCACTACCTGGATGAGCCAATCACTAACGATATGGTGACGATCGACATCAATGCCCCGCAGGCGCCGACGAAGCCACCGAAGGAGGGCGGCATCGATCTGCAGTCGGTCGGCATGCTGCTGGGACTGGGAGGGGAGCCAAAGAGGCTGAAGGTGTCCGTGACGAAGCGGGTGGCTGACGCTGTGCCGCTGGCCACGCAGGAGGCGCTAGACAAACTCATCGACGAAGCCTCAGTGAACACGCTAGCACGTGCGctagcggaggaggagggcgttGTCTTTGTGGATGAAATCGACAAGGTGGTTGCCGAGCCGTCcagcgccaacgccgacGTCAGCTCCACCGGGGTGCAGCAAGACCTGCTGCCTCTGATCGAGGGCTCCAACGTCACCATGAAGGACGGCAGCGTCATTGCGACGGACAACATCCTCTTCATCTGCTCCGGCGCCTTCCACGTCGTCAAGACGTCCGACATGatcgcggagctgcagggcCGACTGCCTGTACGCGtagagctgcaggcgctgacggaggaggacTTCCGCCGTATCTTGACGGAGCCCAAGTTCAACCTGCTGCGGCAACAGGAAGAGATGTTGAAAACGGAGAAGATCGACGTCGTCTTCACGGAGGACGGCGTCAATGAGCTGGCCAAGGTGACCTGCGCAGTGAACAGTCAAGGTCAGAACATCGGCGCCCGTCGCCTCAACACAATCCTCGAGCGCGTCATGGACCCGTATAGCTTCAACTGCGAAGAGTACGAAGGCAAGAGGGTGGAAATCAACGCCAAGATGGTGCGGGAGGCGACGGAGAAGCTCCAGAAGAATGTGAACTTAGCTAAGTATTTATtgtgagggggtgggagaTCAACGCACCGGTGTTACCGTCACGTATGCGACCCCTCaactccctccccttccgttccgctgccgctacgTTTGGTTAGCGtgcttgtgtctgtgtgtgcttgtgtcaAGCGGTGTATGCTGGAATGGTGGTGTTGGTTGCCTGAGCTCTGCATTGCCTCTCGTACAACTGGCGTGCATCTGTTTAGATCTATATAAACCTAaacacatatatatatatatctgtgtgtgtgcgccagaACGGGTGTCGGGTgtgccccgccccccccccactcacCTTCTTTGTTCccatccctccccttcttccccTGCGGCTCACACTGGCACGTCTGCGCGCCCGACACATCCATATCTCCGCGCGTTTTACACACGTGGATCTATGTGCTTCGGGGCGCTTGGTGCaaaccctcccccctccctcccagCCCGCACACCATACCGCCGGTGCGCTCCCATGTCAGCTTCGTGTTTGTGCGCCGTGCGCCCTGCCTGCATGCACGCGTGAGTCGTGTggcccttccctctcctcaccTCTGTgcacactgctgctgttACGGCACTGCTTCTCCTGTGTCTTCCTTACGACCCCTCGCGCTCGCTTCTGCTGTCTCTGCTCTCGGACCTCTGACGGCCCTGCATGATGCCCTCTCGCGGCCCCTCACCTCCTCGCACAAACGTCTTGCCATCATGGCGCGCGCAGGTTTGTGAGCGAGCAAGGCATAAAGAACAAGACATCGAAGCCTCacccactgctgctgttctccTCTATCACAGCCGACAGCGCTGCGACTATTATTAGCACTGTAGGCGCAGTGAACCTACACGTGCACCTAAGCCACATCTATCTGTCGAACACCTTCTCAAGCCAACGCactggcgcgcgcgcgcgcaacgcgcacacgtgccaTCACGGTTCTGCAGGCTACGAAACGAGTATGTGTTTGTGAGAgaccaccaacaccaccaccatcacacacacacacacacacataccccTCCCCGAATCTAGCAAAGAAAAATACGTCGTCCAATACAGAGCGGCGAGcacactctctctccccacccgCACCCGCCTTTCCAAAGTCATCGCCGCCTTCCCACGTCACCGCCTGAGAGCGCTACGGGGTAGTGTGGGC carries:
- a CDS encoding putative DNA photolyase, whose amino-acid sequence is MRQVETDSEFLAAAQGLTPPLSDSPVGEVNQSAATAEDGSHGGCMLASKPPWGSPAPPLALPEDAAELATDLAQEVGALYTDAGVTSARCWEQAEQEMEADSGRRDDGVEFGDDAERDEQLLASLKGRHVRLQNTPDVVMAPLIIPDRNGRVAADAQALLHCRGGESEASALEVAPRITARLLHRHSHLAEQDRLYLGPCTAPEAQLRPPDVMRAAPPSSGTQRHGCCVLVVFSSTDLRVHDNQLLAFASVCARAAAAEAGSPVPVIGVCVLDYRTFAQPSTVGGFFRQSPQRAQFLLDTVAALRRKLEDTLHVPLLVRCGRPEEHVPRLAVELGAMDVLMTTQYAPHERRVQALMVRRLRAGTWVSREEVSDEAVVAGAVGQGASATPVGAQCGSAAEEDDPLIAVVEHASCGVGGQHPYHCGSSLPLHCRAAAAPPMVHSVWQSTLVHLDDLPTPLTVMKEGERWYHDDVTVSTIRPTEPYDKATALLAELPLTWQAAALLPTEDERYGRAGPSVLRGALPRLEDLGYSAAAARGTDFAFQEVIATQSSHPDAGEDAALARLQNWLAQGGVTSLLRYGRERRTNTKMYSQKLARVSPYIALGALSPRKYYEVLREFAQENQRDAFVQQQFREGLLRLSRRDYWHWMGLRFGDRLFFSYGPHPEHTDDVPEWRHDRKVVQRWCDGLTGIPFADAAMRELVGTGFVAQEGRQALAWLLTRGYGQDWRVGAEWMERCSLDYDPFVCYGNYAYSCGLMLDDFGEPVRNVYYLAHQHDQTGIYVKKWLPQLSKVPPVYIHRPHVLTERMQAMHGVYLGKNYPYPLKLWQGAQRSLSAAELTAYYPQGIVKGPGYAEALRYGSAVMQPEEYNAAVSPAYLQRQEWATMLPASAFAGIEDSDEMAKHFSLLEAAAPRKSAPPAAVVAGGSTLKRVVA
- the HSLU gene encoding putative heat shock protein HslVU, ATPase subunit HslU codes for the protein MLRFPTRLLFCVATAASTPSPDVLQVTKEKASKLDDLSPRAITKILDAYIVGQDAGKRAVAIALRNRWRRRQLSDADLRKEVVPKNMLLIGPTGVGKTEISRRMARITDAPFIKVEATKYTEVGFKGKDVESIIEDLYTNAKLKARRALEAERHAEALNMALDTVYSAWSVSQRMRAMDRSLLSTGKAEEVTAAAADDSAAEAEESQPQQQQHNFEYFREHYLDEPITNDMVTIDINAPQAPTKPPKEGGIDLQSVGMLLGLGGEPKRLKVSVTKRVADAVPLATQEALDKLIDEASVNTLARALAEEEGVVFVDEIDKVVAEPSSANADVSSTGVQQDLLPLIEGSNVTMKDGSVIATDNILFICSGAFHVVKTSDMIAELQGRLPVRVELQALTEEDFRRILTEPKFNLLRQQEEMLKTEKIDVVFTEDGVNELAKVTCAVNSQGQNIGARRLNTILERVMDPYSFNCEEYEGKRVEINAKMVREATEKLQKNVNLAKYLL